One Lysinibacillus fusiformis genomic window carries:
- a CDS encoding zinc-finger domain-containing protein: protein MDKVTVMKDIDELHDMYCADCFVIKQLRKERGKTGAHRFCIEACTVGERLQFLGEELLKVYSK from the coding sequence ATGGATAAAGTGACGGTTATGAAAGATATTGATGAACTGCATGATATGTATTGCGCTGATTGCTTCGTCATTAAGCAACTGCGTAAAGAACGTGGTAAAACGGGCGCTCATCGCTTCTGTATTGAAGCTTGCACAGTAGGGGAGCGGCTGCAATTTTTAGGGGAAGAGTTACTGAAAGTATATAGTAAATAG
- a CDS encoding ribonuclease HI family protein has product MLEVYIDAASAGNPGPSGIGLFIKGEGHHIQISEYIGHTNNHIAEFTALVRGLEEAQKLGTTLVSVRSDSKIVVASMEKEYVKNEEFKPYLEQALTLAGRFDLFFIKWVPDSQNKAADALARAAIQHEKS; this is encoded by the coding sequence ATGTTGGAAGTCTATATAGATGCCGCAAGTGCAGGTAATCCTGGTCCAAGTGGCATTGGTCTTTTCATTAAAGGTGAGGGCCATCATATACAAATAAGTGAATATATTGGTCACACGAATAATCATATTGCTGAATTTACGGCCTTAGTTCGTGGACTAGAAGAAGCACAAAAGCTTGGTACTACCCTTGTCTCCGTGCGCTCTGATTCAAAAATTGTTGTTGCCTCTATGGAAAAAGAATATGTTAAAAATGAAGAATTTAAACCTTATCTTGAGCAGGCATTAACGCTTGCTGGGCGCTTCGATTTATTTTTCATCAAATGGGTACCAGATTCACAAAACAAAGCTGCTGATGCGCTCGCACGTGCTGCTATTCAACATGAAAAAAGTTAA
- a CDS encoding SEC-C domain-containing protein has translation MVKRNDPCLCGSGKKYKKCCEGKQQVTVETVAIEELERVLQTFYLEYPERKDVRAYIEHVGIWQPKLESVLQRELIEAIALDDFFFHQEPSIWKGYLKKTKKKTVRPSTLKVLEGWSQPTLFIGTVSVVEENYFKATHVLSGQEIFIRRENDKPIPEGMHVFAFILPDGTKKEAQYLAVSTLIFFPLDHEKVFAQLKKNFEASGKKVEAFLKEDHLAFWELLVSNGYKGEEFTSFENGVIAQVKEFLEKNERETEPMLELLEDYLIEGQPSARKEAAIAAGAIRYGQEKELFESLSLTVKEIAATFDISATSLTKYYQDLTNYVATK, from the coding sequence ATGGTAAAACGTAATGATCCATGCCTATGCGGTAGCGGAAAAAAATATAAAAAATGCTGTGAAGGTAAACAGCAAGTAACAGTAGAAACTGTGGCAATTGAAGAATTAGAGCGTGTACTACAAACATTCTATTTAGAGTACCCAGAACGCAAAGATGTCCGTGCCTATATTGAGCACGTGGGCATATGGCAGCCTAAATTAGAGAGCGTGCTACAGCGTGAGCTTATCGAAGCAATCGCGTTGGACGACTTCTTCTTCCATCAAGAGCCATCTATTTGGAAAGGTTATTTAAAGAAAACGAAGAAAAAGACGGTTCGACCTTCTACTTTAAAAGTATTAGAAGGCTGGTCGCAACCTACATTATTTATTGGAACCGTGTCTGTTGTAGAGGAAAATTATTTCAAGGCTACACATGTGCTGTCAGGTCAAGAAATCTTTATCCGTCGTGAAAACGACAAGCCAATTCCTGAGGGTATGCATGTATTTGCATTCATCCTACCAGATGGCACGAAAAAAGAAGCACAATACTTGGCTGTTTCAACACTTATTTTCTTCCCACTAGACCATGAAAAGGTATTTGCACAATTGAAGAAAAACTTTGAGGCTTCTGGGAAAAAAGTGGAGGCTTTCTTAAAAGAGGATCATTTAGCATTCTGGGAGCTACTGGTGTCTAACGGTTACAAAGGCGAAGAGTTTACGAGCTTTGAAAACGGTGTAATTGCACAAGTTAAAGAGTTCCTTGAGAAAAATGAACGTGAGACTGAACCGATGTTAGAGCTATTAGAAGATTATTTAATCGAAGGACAACCTTCTGCACGTAAAGAGGCGGCTATCGCTGCTGGTGCGATTCGCTATGGCCAAGAAAAAGAGCTATTCGAGTCGTTATCACTGACTGTCAAAGAAATTGCTGCTACGTTTGATATTTCAGCAACATCACTGACAAAATACTATCAAGACTTAACTAATTACGTCGCAACGAAATAA